One stretch of Methanobacteriaceae archaeon DNA includes these proteins:
- a CDS encoding 2-isopropylmalate synthase produces the protein MKVNVLDTTLRDGEQTPGVSLTPDEKLRIALKLDSMGVNIIEAGSAITSPGEKLGIKKITSEGLSAEICSFARAVKVDIDAALECDVDSVHLVVPTSDLHIEHKLRKTREEVLEQAIESTQYAVDHGLLVELSAEDSTRSDMEFLTKIFEEGIKTGAKRICACDTVGMLTPEKSMEFYGQLSKIGAPLSVHCHNDFGLAVANSLSALRAGATEVHATINGIGERAGNASLEEIAVALYSLYDVKTDINIQMLYETSRMVARLTGVYLQPNKAIVGENAFAHESGIHADGVIKKAETYEPITPELVGHQRRFVMGKHIGTKLLQKRVDELGLKVNHDQLMQIFNRVKSLGDMGKCVTDVDLQAITEDVMGIVQEKVVDLEEVTIVSGNKVIPTASVKLKINDKDILEAGVGLGPVDAAIVAIKKSISDFADIELEEYHVDAITGGTDALIDVVVKLRHEDKLISARSTHPDIIMASVEAYISGVNRLLADKKEREALE, from the coding sequence TTGAAGGTCAATGTACTAGATACAACACTTAGGGATGGGGAACAGACTCCTGGGGTTTCATTAACTCCTGATGAAAAACTAAGAATAGCTTTAAAGTTGGATTCAATGGGAGTTAACATTATTGAGGCCGGTTCGGCTATAACTTCTCCTGGTGAAAAATTAGGAATAAAAAAAATTACCAGTGAGGGTCTTTCCGCAGAAATCTGCAGTTTTGCCCGTGCTGTAAAAGTGGACATTGATGCTGCCCTGGAATGTGATGTGGATAGTGTGCATTTGGTAGTTCCTACTTCTGATCTCCATATCGAACATAAACTCAGGAAAACTCGAGAAGAAGTCCTGGAGCAGGCCATAGAATCTACCCAATATGCGGTGGATCACGGGCTTCTGGTAGAACTTTCTGCAGAGGATTCCACTAGAAGTGACATGGAATTTTTAACTAAAATCTTTGAAGAAGGAATTAAAACAGGTGCAAAGCGAATCTGTGCTTGTGACACGGTGGGAATGCTCACTCCTGAAAAATCAATGGAATTTTATGGCCAGTTAAGCAAAATCGGGGCACCTTTAAGTGTCCACTGCCACAATGACTTTGGATTGGCCGTAGCCAATTCATTATCTGCCCTCAGGGCCGGTGCAACTGAAGTTCATGCTACAATTAATGGTATAGGTGAGCGAGCAGGTAATGCTTCCCTGGAAGAGATAGCTGTGGCTCTATATTCATTATATGATGTGAAAACGGATATAAACATTCAGATGCTATATGAAACCTCTCGGATGGTTGCCCGTCTCACTGGTGTTTATCTGCAGCCTAATAAGGCCATTGTAGGGGAAAATGCATTTGCTCATGAATCGGGAATACATGCGGATGGAGTAATTAAGAAAGCAGAAACTTATGAACCTATTACTCCAGAACTGGTAGGCCATCAGCGTAGATTTGTCATGGGGAAACACATCGGCACCAAACTTCTACAAAAACGTGTGGATGAGCTAGGATTAAAGGTAAACCATGATCAATTAATGCAAATATTCAATCGGGTTAAATCTTTAGGAGATATGGGTAAATGTGTCACTGATGTCGATTTACAGGCCATAACTGAGGATGTAATGGGTATTGTCCAGGAAAAAGTGGTTGATTTAGAAGAAGTTACCATTGTCTCAGGTAATAAAGTAATCCCTACCGCTTCAGTTAAGCTTAAAATTAATGATAAAGATATTTTAGAGGCTGGAGTGGGATTGGGTCCTGTGGATGCAGCAATAGTGGCTATAAAGAAAAGTATCTCTGATTTTGCTGACATTGAACTGGAAGAATATCACGTAGATGCTATCACGGGAGGTACTGATGCACTTATTGATGTTGTGGTAAAGCTAAGACACGAAGATAAACTTATAAGTGCTCGAAGTACTCACCCAGATATTATCATGGCCAGTGTAGAAGCTTATATAAGTGGAGTAAATAGACTTTTAGCAGATAAAAAGGAAAGAGAAGCTTTAGAATAA